A genomic region of Luteibacter aegosomatissinici contains the following coding sequences:
- a CDS encoding RHS repeat-associated core domain-containing protein, protein MSHESSLGRRRRALAIAIHIAVFTGVAHAADEPARPFPAFLDGHVVPASFDEPGASGYVHHEAGWLASDVNIAVDRYCGTTPDCSLAGYSAREIAGASGKGSAYSVLDISIVVGDPSSPRTVTISGDIKLVRSCPVDALLVTDRGGYLENRDRVTGTDPVACVSPDVLPKTASMGAPEESGANQCPIGNSPTVGNPINPLTMSKIESAVDYAGPASSGLVFVRNYHSGAFSLDSGVSRVGARYPAGARIGARWRHSYDRAFVRRPIFSASGWAYGSALYLLREDGGETRFTKKGDTYVAEEGERGILRDDPAGGWTLTKADLTVEHYDDKGRMRSRIDPNGNALTLHFDEITVGIGIKVNVLVRVTDRQGRELKLGYDRYGRVETVDTPDGRIRYDYSGDLLEGLDADLVEVSYPDGRKVKYGYDEQGMGGTRNHKLTGIVGNDGKRFATFRYDSANRAIASSHGDNLELTELTGIGAAELNVRRPGLGEETWYPGYKEGVVRLGQRRETYRRKEVTRDFDYLGGGLVARNTDYLGVPTSYRYDVSRRLEIERTEADGTPVARTVKTTWNPLFDKPIRIDNGAQWTVFEYDLKGNLLKQRQGGLADAANPGEGQWPEERVTEFTYDAAGRVLSVDGPPKGTADTTRFAYRASDAPGCSATACAWRAGDLHTVTHPLGQVDTVLAYDAAGRPAAVTDANGVRTDRRFDAMGRPLEVAIRARRDGAPSAGDIVTRMTYNANGDIETITDPDGATLTHRYNSAHRLVEQVDAVGNTRRIERNAQGLVGKDAFTRADGTQDLDRVYTYDSRGVPENIEYSGKSVDYSVDANGQFLRTSGYLNGPTYGRDARGRVDRVTEGSGSEKAETHLAYDGADQVRTVVDPKGLSTAYLRNGIGDLLWRRSPDTGDTSFENDANGQPLRETPADARKIDRAYDALGRVTTVTYSDGARTTYTYDKPASTCGAGADFAIGRLAGVTDRDGSTSFCYDFAGRVTQKTQVTRGVTLVVQYAYTKAGRLAAMTYPDGRQVIYTRDAAGHVTGIDAQAALTSSQSIASSVRHDALGRPVSWTAGLRTLERTYDGMGAVTTVRDARAGGLNLAVSYLNSNVDMITNGSVTSYIDTDALCRVTSAGALDPSPDNPLGDMHTYRYDKTGNRLAWNSLPFTNRSFVYAADSHRLLTANKIARTYDANGNTTSIGDRQFVYDASSRMSQAKVNGVVEMNYAYNPFGQQVARYIAGQMTVSLHDESGHWIGDYDAAGRPVRQVVWLGDLPLAALDGDAIRDIQLDHLGTPRVVIDRASDKAIWTWSVSGEAFGSAAPNEDPDKDGRKYVFDMRFPGQRYDAVTGLFQNGWRDYDPQSGRYVQSDPVGLRGGVATYAYATGNPYTKADPSGLIVNGTFSLSTGELTIEDLDTRMTYRVDARSGGTFQRDGTFEARPSEQIPLGTYQVLGHRKEDWFRLDPLDEYPLNDVDDATGRDAFRLHPGTNSMGCITVNSSGADAAFYKGAVVPAIRGTSTLDVIDYSRRSWIRGPLPIRRGSPVREPIRYYGTIRVVP, encoded by the coding sequence ATGTCGCACGAATCATCGCTGGGGCGTCGTCGTCGCGCGCTCGCCATCGCCATCCATATCGCCGTGTTCACCGGCGTTGCGCACGCTGCGGATGAACCGGCCAGGCCATTCCCTGCGTTCCTCGATGGCCACGTCGTTCCGGCCTCATTTGATGAGCCCGGCGCATCGGGATACGTCCATCACGAGGCGGGATGGCTCGCCAGCGATGTGAATATCGCCGTCGATCGTTACTGCGGCACGACGCCTGATTGCAGCCTCGCGGGTTATTCGGCACGGGAGATCGCCGGAGCGAGCGGCAAGGGGAGCGCGTACTCCGTTCTCGACATCTCGATTGTCGTGGGTGACCCGTCGTCGCCGCGCACTGTGACGATCAGCGGTGATATCAAGCTGGTCCGCTCCTGTCCGGTCGATGCACTGCTTGTCACCGATCGTGGCGGCTACCTCGAAAACCGTGATCGCGTCACGGGCACCGACCCCGTCGCCTGCGTCTCCCCCGACGTGCTCCCCAAGACCGCCTCCATGGGCGCTCCCGAAGAGAGCGGCGCGAACCAGTGCCCCATCGGCAACAGCCCCACCGTGGGCAACCCTATCAACCCGCTGACGATGAGCAAGATCGAGTCCGCGGTCGACTATGCCGGCCCCGCGTCCTCCGGCCTCGTCTTCGTGCGGAACTATCACAGCGGCGCCTTCTCGCTCGATAGCGGCGTGAGCCGGGTGGGTGCGCGTTACCCCGCCGGGGCACGTATCGGGGCGCGCTGGCGCCACAGCTACGACCGTGCCTTCGTTCGCCGCCCTATCTTTAGCGCAAGCGGCTGGGCCTATGGGTCGGCCTTGTACCTGCTGCGGGAAGACGGTGGCGAAACGCGCTTCACGAAGAAGGGTGATACCTACGTGGCGGAGGAGGGTGAGCGGGGCATCCTTCGCGACGACCCGGCCGGTGGCTGGACACTCACCAAGGCGGACCTCACCGTCGAGCACTACGACGACAAGGGGCGCATGCGCTCGCGCATCGACCCCAACGGCAATGCGCTTACTCTGCACTTTGACGAGATCACGGTGGGCATCGGCATCAAGGTGAACGTGCTGGTGCGCGTCACCGATCGCCAGGGGCGCGAGCTGAAGCTGGGCTACGACCGCTATGGCCGCGTCGAGACCGTCGATACGCCGGATGGACGGATCCGGTACGACTACAGTGGCGACCTGCTCGAAGGGCTGGATGCCGACCTGGTCGAGGTCAGTTATCCCGATGGCCGCAAGGTGAAGTACGGCTACGACGAGCAGGGGATGGGCGGTACGCGAAACCACAAGCTGACGGGCATTGTCGGCAACGATGGCAAGCGCTTCGCGACATTCCGCTACGACAGCGCGAACCGGGCCATCGCGTCGTCGCACGGCGATAACCTGGAACTGACCGAACTCACCGGAATCGGCGCCGCGGAGCTCAATGTCAGGCGACCGGGTCTGGGTGAAGAGACTTGGTACCCGGGCTACAAGGAAGGCGTCGTCCGCCTGGGGCAGCGCAGGGAGACCTATCGGCGCAAGGAGGTAACGCGCGACTTCGATTACCTCGGTGGCGGACTCGTGGCGCGCAACACCGATTACCTCGGCGTGCCCACCTCGTATCGCTATGACGTATCGCGCCGGCTCGAAATCGAGCGCACAGAAGCCGATGGCACGCCCGTGGCACGCACGGTCAAGACGACATGGAACCCGTTGTTCGACAAGCCCATTCGCATCGACAACGGCGCGCAGTGGACGGTGTTCGAATACGACCTCAAGGGCAACCTCCTGAAGCAGCGGCAAGGCGGACTCGCCGATGCGGCGAACCCCGGCGAGGGGCAGTGGCCCGAAGAACGGGTAACGGAGTTCACTTACGACGCAGCGGGCCGGGTGCTTAGCGTGGACGGGCCGCCTAAAGGCACGGCGGACACGACGCGCTTCGCCTATCGGGCCTCGGATGCGCCGGGTTGCTCGGCCACGGCGTGCGCCTGGCGCGCCGGTGATCTGCACACCGTGACCCACCCGCTCGGCCAGGTCGATACCGTGCTGGCCTACGACGCCGCGGGGCGTCCTGCCGCGGTGACCGATGCGAATGGGGTGCGTACGGACCGGCGCTTCGACGCGATGGGGCGGCCGCTTGAAGTGGCGATTCGTGCGCGTCGCGATGGGGCGCCGTCGGCCGGCGACATCGTCACGCGCATGACCTATAACGCCAATGGCGACATTGAGACGATCACCGATCCGGACGGCGCGACGCTCACGCATCGCTACAACAGTGCGCATCGGCTCGTGGAGCAGGTCGATGCCGTTGGGAATACCCGCCGCATTGAACGTAATGCGCAGGGTCTGGTCGGTAAGGACGCGTTTACCCGGGCCGACGGGACGCAGGACCTGGATCGCGTGTACACCTACGATAGCCGCGGCGTCCCGGAGAACATCGAGTATTCAGGGAAGAGCGTCGATTACAGCGTCGACGCGAATGGCCAGTTCCTGCGAACGTCTGGCTACCTCAATGGGCCGACCTACGGGCGCGATGCACGTGGCCGCGTCGATCGCGTGACCGAAGGCAGCGGTAGCGAGAAAGCCGAGACACACCTGGCGTACGACGGCGCGGATCAGGTCAGGACCGTGGTCGATCCCAAGGGCTTGTCGACCGCTTACCTACGCAACGGCATCGGCGACCTGCTGTGGCGCCGCAGCCCTGATACGGGCGACACCTCGTTCGAGAACGATGCGAATGGCCAGCCGCTCCGCGAGACGCCAGCCGATGCGCGAAAGATTGACCGTGCATACGACGCCCTTGGCCGCGTGACCACCGTGACCTATAGCGATGGGGCACGCACGACCTACACCTACGACAAGCCGGCATCCACGTGCGGTGCGGGTGCCGACTTCGCCATCGGGCGGCTGGCCGGCGTGACCGATCGCGATGGAAGCACTTCGTTCTGCTATGACTTCGCGGGGCGCGTCACGCAGAAAACGCAGGTCACCCGCGGCGTGACCCTGGTCGTCCAGTACGCCTATACAAAGGCGGGCAGGCTGGCTGCGATGACCTATCCTGACGGCCGCCAGGTGATCTATACCCGCGACGCGGCGGGACATGTCACCGGCATCGATGCGCAAGCCGCGCTCACCTCAAGCCAGTCCATCGCGAGCTCGGTTCGCCATGATGCGCTGGGTCGCCCGGTGAGCTGGACGGCGGGCCTGCGGACGCTGGAGCGCACCTACGATGGGATGGGCGCCGTGACGACGGTCCGGGACGCGCGTGCGGGCGGCCTTAACCTTGCGGTGTCTTATCTCAACAGCAATGTCGACATGATCACCAACGGCTCGGTCACGAGCTACATCGATACAGACGCCCTCTGCCGGGTGACGTCCGCGGGCGCCCTCGATCCGTCACCGGATAATCCCTTGGGCGACATGCACACCTACCGGTATGACAAGACCGGCAACCGCCTTGCGTGGAACAGCCTGCCGTTCACCAACCGCAGCTTTGTCTATGCCGCCGACAGCCACCGTCTGCTGACGGCCAACAAGATCGCCCGAACCTACGACGCCAACGGCAACACGACCAGCATCGGCGATCGCCAGTTTGTCTACGACGCCAGCAGCCGCATGAGCCAGGCCAAGGTGAATGGCGTGGTGGAAATGAACTACGCCTACAACCCGTTCGGCCAGCAGGTGGCGCGCTACATCGCCGGGCAAATGACCGTGTCGCTGCACGACGAAAGCGGCCACTGGATCGGTGATTACGATGCGGCGGGCCGTCCGGTTCGGCAGGTAGTGTGGCTCGGCGACCTACCCCTAGCCGCGCTCGACGGTGATGCGATTCGCGACATCCAACTCGATCACCTCGGCACGCCACGTGTTGTGATCGACCGTGCGTCGGACAAGGCGATATGGACCTGGTCGGTATCGGGCGAGGCATTTGGTAGCGCTGCGCCGAATGAGGACCCCGATAAGGATGGGCGCAAGTACGTGTTCGATATGCGGTTCCCGGGACAGCGGTATGACGCTGTGACGGGGCTCTTTCAGAATGGGTGGCGGGATTATGATCCGCAGAGTGGGCGGTATGTGCAGAGTGATCCGGTTGGGCTCAGAGGGGGCGTGGCGACCTATGCGTATGCGACGGGCAATCCATATACCAAGGCCGACCCATCTGGGCTGATAGTGAATGGAACGTTTTCACTGTCCACCGGGGAGCTGACTATTGAGGACCTCGATACTCGCATGACATATCGAGTGGATGCTCGCTCAGGCGGGACCTTTCAAAGGGATGGCACGTTCGAGGCCCGACCTTCGGAGCAGATCCCGTTGGGAACCTATCAAGTGCTCGGCCATCGAAAAGAGGATTGGTTTCGTCTTGATCCATTGGACGAATATCCACTTAATGACGTCGATGACGCGACCGGGCGTGACGCCTTTCGTCTTCATCCTGGCACCAACAGTATGGGTTGCATCACCGTGAACTCGTCTGGTGCTGATGCGGCCTTTTACAAAGGTGCCGTCGTCCCTGCGATACGGGGAACTTCGACGCTTGATGTCATTGATTATTCGCGGCGCTCATGGATACGTGGCCCGCTTCCAATCAGGCGAGGCAGTCCTGTGCGGGAGCCGATTAGGTACTACGGAACGATACGCGTTGTTCCCTAA
- a CDS encoding ATP-binding protein: MTLRQKLLLVALCTLALPVAGWLYVRQMETLLREGQAQALVASARALARSLVVVDAPLPPAGNAWYVQTANVPITIDGYADDWASLSPWAQSLGRNAKVMFAEDDRWLYFTIDVRAPQRRRADAADRLALSADHLIVSIASNEDAQRYLLASAAPGATTAIALDPEAGVLPDRINAQWQEDGGGFRAELKLPRGLRLDRFGVGVHLAAEGDGEPLSADTRPLLEFSPSLSQELARLAPDGVRVRVLSPHAWLMAQTGRLALPDTPANGQPGWFAALVYRSLLATRLDDNAAWTEDAPKIDLPEVREALSGKPATAWRAGEARGSVVLAAAMPITQGGKLHGVVLLEQPSRAVPLLANRALFGLLLTSFGVLLVAGGVLLLFATRLTFRLRRLRNAAERAQDNDGKLDGPFPLIDATDELGDLARSFARLFDVVGGYTDYLRTLASKLSHELQTPLAIVKSSLDNLDHAGLPPEAEPYLARARDGITRLSALVRAMSEASRMERAIASAEAEDVNLVDVVRGCAEGYRSLAGDRPIEVDVPSDPVVMHVSPELIAQALDKLFDNALSFTPPGGWLRIALHPTVDGADVELANQGPPLPAAMQGRLFDSLVSLRDKATPGEAPHLGLGLYVVRLVAERHQGTASARNIDDGVAFTLHLKGLPRQRLA, encoded by the coding sequence GTGACGCTTCGCCAGAAGCTGCTGCTCGTCGCCTTATGCACCCTGGCCCTGCCTGTGGCCGGGTGGCTGTATGTGCGGCAGATGGAAACGTTGCTGCGCGAAGGCCAGGCGCAGGCGCTGGTGGCCTCCGCACGCGCGCTGGCACGCAGCCTCGTGGTGGTGGATGCGCCGCTGCCGCCGGCCGGCAACGCGTGGTACGTGCAGACCGCCAACGTGCCCATCACCATCGATGGCTACGCCGACGATTGGGCCTCGCTGAGCCCCTGGGCGCAGTCGTTGGGCCGCAATGCCAAGGTGATGTTCGCCGAGGACGACCGCTGGCTGTACTTCACCATCGATGTGCGCGCCCCGCAGCGCCGGCGTGCCGATGCGGCCGATCGCCTTGCGCTCAGCGCCGATCACCTCATCGTCTCCATTGCGAGCAATGAAGATGCGCAGCGCTACTTGTTGGCCAGTGCCGCGCCGGGCGCCACCACGGCCATCGCCCTGGATCCGGAAGCCGGCGTGCTGCCCGATCGCATCAATGCGCAGTGGCAGGAAGATGGCGGCGGCTTCCGCGCCGAGTTGAAACTCCCGCGTGGCCTGCGCCTGGATCGCTTCGGCGTGGGCGTGCACCTGGCCGCGGAGGGCGACGGCGAACCGCTTAGCGCCGATACCCGCCCTCTACTCGAATTCTCGCCGTCGCTCTCGCAGGAGCTGGCGCGGCTAGCGCCCGATGGCGTCCGTGTCCGCGTGCTCTCGCCCCATGCGTGGCTGATGGCGCAGACCGGCCGGCTCGCCTTGCCCGATACGCCGGCCAACGGCCAGCCAGGCTGGTTCGCCGCGCTGGTGTACCGCTCGCTGCTCGCCACGCGGCTGGACGATAACGCCGCTTGGACGGAGGACGCGCCGAAGATCGACCTGCCGGAAGTGCGCGAAGCGCTATCGGGCAAACCGGCCACTGCATGGCGTGCGGGTGAAGCGCGCGGCAGCGTGGTGCTCGCCGCGGCCATGCCGATTACCCAGGGCGGCAAGCTGCATGGCGTCGTGCTGCTCGAACAGCCCAGCCGCGCCGTGCCGCTGCTCGCCAACCGCGCGCTGTTTGGCCTTCTGCTCACCAGCTTCGGCGTGCTGCTGGTCGCCGGTGGCGTGCTGCTGCTGTTCGCCACGCGGCTCACCTTCCGCTTGCGTCGCCTGCGTAACGCGGCGGAGCGTGCGCAGGATAACGATGGCAAACTCGATGGCCCGTTCCCGCTGATCGATGCCACCGACGAACTCGGCGACCTTGCCCGTAGTTTTGCCCGGCTGTTCGATGTGGTGGGTGGCTACACGGACTACCTGCGCACGCTCGCCTCGAAGCTCTCGCACGAACTGCAGACGCCGCTCGCCATCGTCAAATCCTCGCTGGATAACCTCGACCACGCAGGCCTGCCGCCTGAAGCCGAGCCGTACCTGGCGCGTGCGCGCGATGGCATCACGCGGCTGAGTGCGTTGGTCCGCGCGATGAGTGAAGCCAGCCGGATGGAGCGTGCGATTGCATCGGCTGAAGCGGAAGACGTGAACCTCGTCGATGTCGTGCGCGGTTGTGCCGAAGGTTACCGCAGCCTCGCGGGTGATAGGCCCATCGAGGTGGATGTGCCGAGCGACCCGGTGGTGATGCACGTATCGCCGGAACTCATCGCGCAGGCGCTCGACAAGCTTTTCGATAACGCGCTTTCGTTCACCCCTCCCGGTGGGTGGTTGCGTATCGCGCTGCATCCCACGGTGGATGGCGCTGACGTGGAACTCGCGAACCAGGGGCCGCCGTTGCCCGCCGCCATGCAGGGGCGTTTGTTCGATTCGCTGGTGAGTTTGCGTGACAAGGCCACGCCGGGTGAGGCGCCGCATCTTGGCCTGGGGTTGTACGTGGTGCGGCTTGTTGCCGAACGCCACCAAGGTACGGCCAGTGCGCGGAACATCGATGATGGCGTGGCGTTTACGCTGCATTTGAAGGGGCTGCCGCGGCAACGGTTGGCGTAA
- the pdsR gene encoding proteobacterial dedicated sortase system response regulator, whose protein sequence is MGRSIAIVEDEPLIRANYVEALTRFGYDTRGYGSRSEASVAFAMRLPELVIIDIGLGDEPEGGFDLCRELRAKSATLPIIFLTARDSDFDVISGLRLGADDYLSKDTSLHQLAARIAALFRRIESLKTPAASENVITHGPLRLESERMRITWNGTEIPLTVTEFWMVHTLVRFPGHVKNRDQLMREAELVVDDATITSHIKRIRKKFVALAPDFDAIETVHGVGYRWTP, encoded by the coding sequence ATGGGCCGCAGCATCGCCATTGTCGAAGACGAACCCCTCATCCGCGCCAACTACGTGGAAGCGCTCACCCGCTTCGGCTACGACACCCGCGGCTATGGCTCGCGCTCGGAGGCCTCGGTGGCCTTCGCCATGCGCCTGCCCGAGCTCGTCATCATCGATATCGGCCTGGGCGATGAGCCCGAGGGCGGGTTCGACCTGTGCCGCGAGCTGCGCGCCAAGAGCGCCACGCTGCCGATCATCTTCCTGACCGCGCGCGATTCCGATTTCGATGTGATCAGCGGCCTGCGCCTGGGTGCCGACGATTACCTGTCCAAGGACACCAGCCTGCACCAGCTGGCCGCGCGTATCGCCGCACTGTTCCGCCGCATCGAATCGCTGAAGACCCCGGCCGCCAGCGAGAACGTGATCACCCACGGCCCGCTGCGTCTGGAAAGCGAGCGCATGCGCATCACCTGGAACGGCACCGAAATCCCGCTCACGGTGACCGAGTTCTGGATGGTCCACACGCTCGTGCGCTTCCCCGGCCACGTGAAGAACCGCGACCAGCTCATGCGCGAAGCCGAGCTGGTGGTGGATGACGCCACCATCACCTCGCACATCAAGCGCATCCGCAAGAAGTTCGTCGCGCTGGCGCCCGATTTCGACGCGATCGAAACCGTGCACGGCGTCGGCTATCGCTGGACCCCGTGA